The following proteins are co-located in the Pectinophora gossypiella chromosome 23, ilPecGoss1.1, whole genome shotgun sequence genome:
- the LOC126377598 gene encoding electron transfer flavoprotein beta subunit lysine methyltransferase-like: protein MLRDLSKLATEIVRHTAVTRRHLTPELSLRLVTPACPLWTAQEHELPFQDPFWAFYWPGGQAAARYILDNGKVVENRRVIDIGCGCGAGSIAAAKMKAKRVLANDIDPYALAASKINADLNKVNFEISMENFIGKKLEEFDTILIGDMFYDEEFANYLFEWLLTLAKNDKTVLIGDPGRHGLTEKRLQHITRLATYKMPDDSCSENHGFTETSLWRMNTE, encoded by the exons ATGCTGCGAGACCTATCGAAGCTGGCGACCGAGATCGTTCGCCACACGGCGGTCACTCGTCGCCACCTGACCCCTGAACTGTCACTCCGTCTGGTGACCCCTGCGTGTCCGCTGTGGACCGCCCAGGAACACGAGCTACCGTTCCAAGACCCATTCTGGGCGTTCTACTGGCCGGGAGGGCAGGCTGCTGCCAG ATACATTCTGGATAACGGGAAAGTGGTAGAAAATCGTCGTGTCATTGATATTGGATGCGGTTGTGGCGCCGGATCTATAGCCGCCGCTAAAATGAAAGCAAAAAGGGTTCTGGCCAACGACATAGATCCct ACGCATTAGCTGCAAGCAAAATCAACGCTGATTTGAACAAAGTAAACTTTGAAATAAGTATGGAGaattttattggtaaaaaaTTAGAAGAATTCGATACAATATTGATTGGAGACATGTTTTATGATGAAGAATTTGCGAATTACCTCTTCGAATGGCTACTAACATTAGCTAAGAACGacaaaact GTATTGATAGGTGACCCAGGGCGACACGGCTTGACAGaaaagagactgcaacacatcACACGGCTAGCTACATACAAGATGCCCGATGACAGTTGTTCTGAAAACCACGGCTTCACTGAAACATCGCTGTGGAGGATGAACACAGAGTGA